The Malus sylvestris chromosome 14, drMalSylv7.2, whole genome shotgun sequence genome segment CAAGTGCACCAGATTGTGAGTATCACTGAATTTTGATGTATTTATAAGTGATTTAATCTGATTGGCATGTATCAACCTATCACTATTTTGGTTTAATCTGATCCAAAACCCCTTAGTTTTCTTGTTATCAAGTAATCAATTGCTCAAAAATTGTATGTGTGTGAGTAACTGAAGGGAAAAAATAGAAATACTTGATATCAGTCTGCAGTGCATGTAATTGATTCATCTATGGGAGTAAGAATCATACATGTTATTTcacttggaaaagaaaatgttCCATACTAATGGATTCGGGTCCATAACCATGGGTTCCAATGTACGAGATCTTGTAGCACTTACCAATGAGGCCCTATCGATTAGTATTACACAGAAGAAATCAATTATAGACACTAATATAATTAGATCTACTCTTCATAGACAAACTTGGGATTTGCGATCCCAAGTAAGATCGGTTCAGGATCATGGGATCCTTTTCTATCAAATAGGAAGGGTTGTTGCACAAAATGTACTTCTAAGTAATTGCTCCATAGATCCTATATCTATCTATATGAAGAAGAAATCATGTAACGAAGGGGATTCTTATTTGTACAAATGGTACTTCGAACTTGGAACGAGCATGAAGAAATTAACGATACTTCTTTAtcttttaagttgttttgccGGATAGGTCGCTCAAGACCTTTGGTCTCTACCCCGACTCGATGAAAAAAATGGGATCACTTTTTATGGACTCGTTGAAAATGATTCTGATCTAGTTCATAGCCTATTAGAAGCAAAAGGCGCTCCGGTGGGATCCTCACCGACAGAAAAAGATCGCAGTCAGTTTGATAATGATCGAGTGACATTGCTTCTTCGGCCCGAACCAAGGAATCCCTTAGATATGATGCAAAATGGATCTTGTTCTATCGTTGATCAGAGATTTCTCTATGAACAATACGAATCGAAGTTTGAAAAAGGGGAAGGAGTCCTCGACCCGCAACGGATAGAGGAGgatttattcaatcacataGTTTGGGCTCCAAGAATATGGCGCCCTTGGGGCTTTCTATTTGATTGTATCGAAAGAGGTATGAAaatgtcgtgacaccaatagttgaggtagttttttgtactttgccctaaaaataaaaattgtatcAATTACCCTAATGACCGTATCATATAAATTATCCTAACTAGCAAACTGTATCAATTACTCTAACTACGAATCCGAGATCAAAGAAATCGAAATCAGCAGTATAAGATCAAACAATCACAAATCAAGCAAACTATTAAAAcggtaaattaaaaaaaaaagaacatagACAAATAATCACAAATCAATTACTCCAAAAAGTGTTTAATCTCAGCTGTGGTTTAAAAAACAGAATGAAAGGAAAATCAAACATGTTGGTTGAGGTTTGGCCCATTTTTGCGAAGCTCTAACACTTGGTTGGGGAGCAATTCCAAAATAGTTCAAAGTTCGGTGGGTTGGGGATGCTTTAATCAGTTAATTACGGTGGTGTTGCCCCGAATATACTCATCGGCAGTGTATCACCGACACCAAAATGGTTCCTATCTGCTGGGtcgttctctctctccctcctccctcctctCTGACTgtctctatttattttttttcaaatgtggCTTAGCATTCGGAGCTGGAGACACAGTGATATACGCAGTCCTCTGGTTTGAACTGACAAACGGTATTGGAGGCCCCGGTAATCCTAGGCCAGGTTGAGTTCTGGGTTCTCGGAATCAGCGGCTTTGTTTTAGGGCATATACATGCAAGGGAGAGGAGGCGAACTGTTTACTTATTAGGGCACCACAACCAAACccctgggggggggggggactggttttgtttcaattcaaattttaatcttttacactgatggtttttttttctttcaaagtttCACTGTGATGGGTTGGATTAGCCCAATTTTGTGGTTTCTTTTCCAAGAAAGGTCGCGTTTTTCCTACCCCAGAATGAGTGTTAGGCCAGCACTAGTGCACTTAATTGATTTCAAAATTAGAAAAAGTTAACTACAAGTTCAAAATTGGGttaagaaacaaacaaatatgTGAATGAGGAGGGGCCATTCGGGACTACTTGAATGGTTAAAAGtgtgtaaaaattaaaattgcttATGACTACGtttgacataaaaatttaaaagcaCTTGGATTTCATGTTAAGTTATACGTGATTATAATAAAAGCACTTCTTCTTATGAGTATAAGTGGTTTCTAGATAAGAAATCCCAAACATGACACTAAGGGTACTCATCTATGAGAAACATTATATATCCTGTGAGGTTACTTGTTGACATGTTATGGGTGACAAGGTTAATTTGTTATGAATAGGATATAAATTTAAATGTTATAATATGACTGGATTAGTAATAACTAGTTGAGACAGTCacaaaaactataataattgaTAAGAGTAAATCTCATAGCAAATTCAAATTGATAAAAAAGCAGCTGAAAATGATTATGTTTCCTACTTTTGTAAGAGTATGAGTGGAAAGCAAAAAGAAGGGAAGAAGAAATCTACAGCATTAAAAACTCAATCAAGAAGAAATAGAACCTTGACATTTTGTTTAATGGAGTTTAAATGAATGAGATCTGAAGGAAAGGAGAGGAGAAGCAATAGAAGAGAATCCAACTATAAAAAGGAAAGTCCTAATCCAATCAAACTCAAGACATGTTGAACTTTGGATGTAATACAAAGCCAACAAGTTATAAGGAGACCGAAAATCTGTAAAAAGTTTCAAGGGGATCAAAATATATATGTTGATATCTATTGATATCTATCAACTCAATGTCACACGAACTAAGATGTGCTGAACTTTGGAGGCTTTGCAAAATCAACAAGTTACAAGGTGACCAGAAGTATGCTCAATATTCATTGTCCGAGTCCTTTGGCGGAACTATACTAGCCAAGAGGCAAGAGTTCATGTATATGTCCAAATACATAAGCTTCAACCATTGGAGTTGGTAAACATCATCATAAAATTAGAGCTAATTACTCAAAATGAGGgtgtttatatttttaattaacatTCAGTTCTACAAGATATTGACATTAGTTACATTTCTAAGGATGCGAAAAGAGCCACCGCGGTTAACCTAATATGAGGAAGGGCAGACTATAATGTGCCGCAAGGGATTTTCTACTTCCTCTCCACCGGCGTGCTTCACAAATTGTGCCGGCGAGTGGAAAAGTCCGTGGCAAACACACAGGATGTTTACCTCGCCATCCCTAGCGTAAAGGATCCCTTTGATTTGTCTTCCGCCCACTCCGGTGGTTCTCAATGAAACCATATCGTCCCCAGAATCAAGTTCGACCATCTTTGAGGGGCTTTCCGGTGTGCTTTGTGAAGGGCCATCCTCTTTTGTTGTAGCCGCTGTTGCAGAGGTGGCCATTAATGGTACTGTGACATTCCTTTGCGAATGTAACGTCTCAACACTTTGTGCTCCTGCATGGAATTCACAGATGTTCAAATCGTTTGAATGTAAAGATATCAAGAGCTTTGTCAAACTGGCTCAAATCTATATCCCAAACCCCACCTCAACTGAAGGAAGGGAAACTATATTTTTCTTGATCATTTGAATGTAAAGATATTGTCACCATGAAACTTTGAGATGCTACAAACTAATATTCCAAaaatgaagagagagaagaacaaCAAAACTCTTTTATCAAGCATGTTCAGAAATCACAATGGTGAATGGAAGGTGACCGGAAGTTAAAAACCCAGGAAGTATATGGGAAAGAATTCCTAAAGTGTTGATTAGAACTATTACTTTATGGTCAACAAAACTAACTCCGGCTAAAATCATGTACCATTTTGTGTCACTTACAAGTTTCCATAGCAGTAAAGTTTCGGAATGTCACTTACACTTTGGGCgtattaatatatgttttgagtAACTAGGCATCACTATGTAAGAAATACTTCTGAATTAATTACTAAAACGGACTATAAGGATGgcttatttgattttgttcatGCACGGTCATGATCATCTTCTAAATTAGGCTCATATGCGCCCTTGTTCTATTATTTTGTCGATACGTTGTTGGATATAAGATTGTTAATTAATATTTGTCAATACGCaattaattagttttcttttcccttttgatTCATTGTGGGATGGGATACAATCTTTCCTAATTTTTGTCGGCACTCGAATGTTTCCCAAATTCGAAACTCATGTTCTCCAATCATCGCTATCTTTTACATCGTTGACTAAGCAAAAGGAACCTAGATCATCTTTCCCCGTGGATGCCTTGTCTTTGTTAGTTCATTTTGTTACATGTTTCATGAACGATTTGAATTCCAACTACCGAAATCGTATCAATTACCCTAACGACCGAATCATGTCAATTACCCTAGCGACCGAATCATATCAATTACCCTAACTACCCAATCATATCAATTTTACCCTAACGAGGTATCAGTTACCCTAACTATCCAATTGTATCAATTACCCTAACTACCGAATCAAGTCAATTTTACCCTAACGACCGAATCGTATCAATTTTTTACCCTAATGAACAAATCGTATCAATTGTCCTATCCTATGCACAACATTTATCTTCCAACAATTCTAATACTTCCCATTTGATTCATTGTGGGATACAATCTTTCCTAATTTTTGTCGGCACTCTAATGTTTCCCAAATTCAAAACTCAAGTTCACCAATCATCGCTATCTTTTACGTTGACTAAGCAAAAGGAACCTAGATCATCTTTCCCCGTGGACACCTTGTCTTTGTTAGTTCATTTTGTTACATGTTTCATGAACGATTTGAATTCCAACTACCGAAATTGTATCAATTACCCTAACGACCGAATCATGTCAATTACCCTAGTGACCGAATCATATCAATTACCCTAACTACCCAATCATATCAATTTTACCCTAACGAGGTATCAGTTACCCTAACTATCCAATTGTATCAATTACCCTAACTACCGAATTGAGTCAATTTTACCCTAACGACCGAATCGTATCAATTTTTTACCCTAATGAACAAATCGTATCAATTGTCCTATCCTATGCACAACATTTCTCTTCCAACAATTCTAATACTTTCAATCGTGACCTTCCAAAGACAATTAGggtttcatattttcattttcaaCTAGTTATCCAGTTCCTGTTTCTTTTTAGCTATCTATACACACCATGTatgaactaaaacaaaaaatcatatgaaAAAGCAGCCTCACACACAAACATATACCATATTTTTCCTCATGCAACTAAATGATTTTCTTTCAACAGAAACACAATGCTGGAAAAATCATATGACAAGATCAAACAATCTCCATATGACAAGATCAAACAATCACAAATTAATCTCAAGCTGAACATTAAAACGGTAAACAAAATAGATCATAGACAAATTATTAGCTTTGAAGTTTGATGTGTAGCTTACCGTTTGCAGCACGAGACACAGTCAAATACCCCTCCGCTTTGTAATGATAGAGTACCGTCTCCAAGGCCCCGGGACCGTTGGAAGCACACGACACACTACTGTCTTTGAGTTCCGGCAGGATTACTGCCAGAGCTGCTAGAGCTGCCGGAGTTGCTGGAGCTGCTGGAGGTGCCGGAGCTGCTGGGGCTACTGGTGCTGCCGGGGCTGCTGGTTGCTGCCGATGAGCTATCTTCTGTTTGGTTTCCAGCCTTCTCAAGGCTCGAACGTTCTTGGGCATGATCACCCACCTCAGACCTTTTTCTGTGGGAAGCGAGCTTGCCCTCGGCAGCCGTACGGAACGAACTGGAGAAACCGCCCTATGCGGCGCCGCTTGGGGTTCCTGAGGCCTCAAGATTGTGGCCACCGATGAGGACAGAGCCAGGTTGGAATTCTCGGGGTAAATCCGGTCGAGAGAGAATTCCAGGTTGAGGTCTGGGACCTGGGAATCGCCGGTGTTTTTTTGCATGGCGGCGTTGTTAGGTTGAGAAACGTTGTCTCTGTTTGCGGCGGCCATTGCAGACACGAAGTGAGCAGATTGGACAGTAAAACGATTGGTTTAAGCCTCTTCTGCagcaagaaaaagcaaaagttaGGGCAAAACCATGAAAAATttgattgcatggttttttacAAGGCAGAATTATACGCACAGAAACCACCATGAAAAAAATGTAATATTTGAACCAAATTTGTGAAACTGCATGCAGCAAGAAAATGAACTCAAGAAAGAGTGAGAAGGTCAGAATACCGAGAAACcccaaaatttaatctttgACCCAATTTTTACAACTGCAGCAGAAAATGACAAGTGAGAAAGAGAGATAAGAAAACGCAGAAACGGTTACATGGATTTTTGAAATTACCATgaaaatttcattctttaaccctaatttttagaaaatgagagagagatgaagcAAACCCCAGAAAGGAATTACATGGCTTTTCAAAAATACcattaaaaattcaattttaacctaagttttagaaaagaaaaagaaatatatggagagaaagagagagaaggaaaaaccAGAGAACGGCAGGCTTACAAGGGTTTTGTGACAGACTGTTGCTCCTGCAACcaacaactctctctctctctctctctctctctctcagcaaATACAGAACTGCAAACTGATGTGAGAGATTTGGAGCAGTGTAGGGGGTATTTATATTGGAAATCGGTGAGGAAAAGGGTTTGAAGGTGTTGCAGTGGCTGCATTTCTCAATCCCCACGTGGTTACCAGAGGAGATCACAGTGTTGCAAAGAGACTGGCTCACATTTTCTACGGTTACtcttttcatctctctctctctctctctctctctcacatcagCCTTTGCAATTTGCAGCTCCATGACTTTGCTCCTCTCCCACCACCTGTAACTCATCTTAGCTGTTTCTGCGTTTTCCACTCTTATGGATTTTCGTTTGTAATTGTGAGGAAAATTGAGGGCAGTTTTGATAAGGTTGAGGATTATTGCCGGGCTTTTTGGTTGCTTAAAGGAGTGTCTACAATTAATTGTATAAAAATTGTCATTAGTATTACGGTTTACATGAATGTAGTATGGTCTCCCTAGTATCTCTTTGTGTCATAACACATAACGCTATGGTGACTGCTACTCGTGCCATGTAAATATTTTCGTCCTTCAAATGTGAGCAAATTATGTGGAATGAGTTCATCCATCACCATGTCCGACTATACATAGAAAGAAACTGAGCAAATTATGTGGAATGAGTTCATCCATCACCATGTCCGACTATACATAGAAAGAAACTTACACACATCTTTGTATCACTAGTAATGTTACAGTGACACTTATGCCATGTAAAACTTTCTTGTTCTTTATATGGTAACAACTTATATGAAACGAGTTCATCGTCATCATGACGTCTCAAATCAAGAATGCCTTGCTAGAAATAGTTATCTATAATAATGCACAACTGAGACTTTACATGACAATAAACTAGTTTTATGTACTCGTTTTCCTTAGTGGAAGGAGTGAAAGTTGCTACGGAAATATTATTTATGTGGGTAATGTTAGGCAGACAAAATTTGccaactaaataatgtgtcactaataaTAATGAGTacatttatcaacgtttaagttataaatcaatcatcaatttcaatgtcttttagttttcaaaatttgtctacaaccctagcattaccctattTCTGTAATGTAATGGGAACTTGTAACGCATATCATAATTCCCAATGCTAAAGCGAAGCAATCCCCACTTgatatttcattattttttaagaGATTTGTTCACACTTTTTTgtgagtaatgctagggagattaaattcgcaaactaaatgatatatCACTAATAGGAAATGAGCGCGGTTtacaatatttaagtaataatccaattatcaaattctatatcatttagtttacaaaatttagtcaaCCTAGCATTACTTATTTTTTATACCttttaagaaaaatttaattcaaactcttacaattcaatttaatctcatcgataaaaaaaaatttgacaagttaattagatttcaaaatttcaaaacaaaaaattta includes the following:
- the LOC126599175 gene encoding ninja-family protein AFP3-like; the encoded protein is MAAANRDNVSQPNNAAMQKNTGDSQVPDLNLEFSLDRIYPENSNLALSSSVATILRPQEPQAAPHRAVSPVRSVRLPRASSLPTEKGLRWVIMPKNVRALRRLETKQKIAHRQQPAAPAAPVAPAAPAPPAAPATPAALAALAVILPELKDSSVSCASNGPGALETVLYHYKAEGYLTVSRAANGAQSVETLHSQRNVTVPLMATSATAATTKEDGPSQSTPESPSKMVELDSGDDMVSLRTTGVGGRQIKGILYARDGEVNILCVCHGLFHSPAQFVKHAGGEEVENPLRHIIVCPSSY